One segment of Lathyrus oleraceus cultivar Zhongwan6 unplaced genomic scaffold, CAAS_Psat_ZW6_1.0 chrUn0283, whole genome shotgun sequence DNA contains the following:
- the LOC127113359 gene encoding uncharacterized protein LOC127113359 codes for MTTTKKRICVKSFQQQQQSVSSTNSIIIAEPEFYLPDDCWEHVFSFLINPVDGTQDFKSLSLVSKHFLSITNRLIFSIRIHHPHLCLLSRFFHRFSNLNSLHLWFESRDLDAAIALALRDRPTLKSLSIFRLALKDTNCVASHYIDSFLSLKGLNYLKFWCSQISDDLLYSIARESLPLKTFVLENCIGYSYPGIYDLLSKFHGIQYLGLQGVDFLNNHHVSRLSLLLPDLLSINLSGCSNLTESALFALIKNCYSLAEIRMGGIYVERDSVENYDTLKDFDVHPQLKFLHFPGNSLINDEIIILFASIFPNLELLDVSYIDGDISEKSICQILSKCCKVRHLNLATCKEVRRLKMNFVLHKLEVLNLSGTEVDDKTLYDISKSCCGLLQLFLMCCKYVTTTGVVRVIENCLELEKIYLRCCDKVNIDVVVSMLSSRPSLAEVHFPTIIYL; via the coding sequence ATGACGACGACGAAGAAGAGAATTTGTGTCAAATcttttcaacaacaacaacaatcagTTTCTTCTACAAATTCAATTATAATTGCGGAACCTGAATTTTACTTACCAGATGACTGCTGGGAGCATGTCTTCTCATTCCTCATCAATCCAGTCGACGGCACTCAAGACTTTAAATCCCTTTCTCTCGTCTCAAAACACTTTCTCTCCATCACCAACCGTCTCATATTCTCTATCAGAATTCATCATCCACACCTTTGTTTACTCTCTCGTTTCTTTCATAGATTCTCCAACCTtaattctctccatctctggtTCGAATCCCGTGATCTCGATGCAGCCATTGCTTTGGCTCTCCGTGACAGACCAACATTGAAATCTTTATCTATTTTCAGGCTTGCGCTAAAGGATACAAACTGTGTTGCTTCACATTACATTGATTCCTTCCTGAGTTTGAAGGGTCTGAATTATCTGAAGTTTTGGTGTTCACAAATCTCTGATGATTTGCTTTACTCTATTGCAAGAGAAAGTCTTCCTTTGAAGACTTTTGTTCTTGAAAATTGTATCGGCTATAGTTACCCTGGAATTTATGATTTACTATCCAAGTTTCATGGGATACAATATTTGGGTCTTCAAGGTGTTGATTTTCTAAATAATCATCATGTTTCCCGCTTGTCTTTACTTCTTCCCGACTTGTTATCTATAAACCTTAGTGGATGTTCCAACCTCACCGAATCAGCTTTGTTTGCCCTCATTAAAAACTGTTATTCACTTGCTGAGATCAGAATGGGAGGCATATATGTTGAGAGAGATAGTGTAGAAAATTATGATACTTTGAAAGATTTTGATGTCCACCCTCAATTAAAGTTTCTACATTTTCCTGGAAATTCACTTATAAACGACGAGATCATCATATTATTTGCTTCCATTTTCCCCAATTTGGAGCTTCTTGATGTGAGTTATATAGATGGTGACATATCTGAAAAAAGTATTTGTCAAATTCTAAGTAAATGTTGTAAGGTTAGACATTTGAACTTGGCCACATGTAAAGAAGTGAGACGACTCAAAATGAACTTTGTACTTCACAAGTTAGAGGTGTTGAATTTGTCCGGTACAGAAGTTGATGATAAAACACTCTACGACATCTCAAAGAGTTGTTGTGGGCTTTTACAACTATTCCTAATGTGTTGTAAATATGTCACAACTACGGGTGTGGTGCGTGTGATTGAAAATTGCTTAGAGTTGGAGAAGATCTATTTGAGATGTTGTGATAAAGTGAATATTGATGTTGTTGTCTCAATGCTTTCATCAAGGCCATCATTAGCAGAAGTTCATTTCCCCACCATAATTTATCTTTAG